One window of the Alphaproteobacteria bacterium genome contains the following:
- a CDS encoding succinate dehydrogenase assembly factor 2: MGHSIINTLDFKRRKLSFRSGHRGTKEMDILLTRFAMQYLETLTEDQLSLYETFLEESDTDIYDWLTNKSPLPEKYRASFQFLFKDLMK; encoded by the coding sequence ATGGGTCACTCAATCATAAACACGCTCGATTTTAAACGACGCAAGCTCTCTTTTCGCTCAGGACACAGAGGCACCAAAGAGATGGACATTCTTTTAACACGTTTTGCAATGCAATATCTCGAAACACTCACAGAGGATCAACTCAGCCTTTATGAAACTTTTCTAGAAGAAAGCGATACAGATATTTATGATTGGCTAACAAATAAATCGCCCCTACCAGAAAAATATCGTGCCTCATTCCAGTTTCTGTTT